Part of the Gemmatimonadaceae bacterium genome is shown below.
AGCCCTCTTCATCCGGTCGCAGCTCTACGGGCCTAACGGACGCCTGGTCTCCGCCGACACGTACAACCAGCTGTTCACGATGCACGGCACGACCATGATTTTCATGGCGATCATGCCGATGTCGGCCGCGTTCTTCAATCTTCTGATTCCGCTGCAGATCGGCGCGCGCGACGTCGCATTCCCGCGCTTGAACGCCTTCAGTTACTGGGTGTTCCTCGCCGGCAGCTTGTTCATGAACGTATCGTGGCTCATCCACGCCGCGCCCGACGGTGGCTGGTTTGCGTACGCTCCGCTCAACACGCGCCAGTTCAACCCCGGCATCAACATGGACTTCTGGGTGATCGGCTTGCAGATCCTCGGACTGTCCTCGCTCGCGGCCGGATTCAATTTCATCACCACGATCATCAACATGCGCGCGCCGGGCATGCACTTCATGCGCATGCCCGTGTTTACGTGGGCCGCATTCGTTACCCAATTCCTGATCATCCTCGCGTTTCCGATCATCACCGTCGCAGTCACGTTCCTGCTCTTCGACCGCTTCTTCGGCACCAAGTTCTACGAGATCACAGCAGGAGCCGATCCGCTGCTCTGGCAACACCTCTTCTGGTTGTTCGGGCACCCTGAGGTCTACATCCTGATCTTGCCGGCATTCGGCCTCGTATCGGAGGTGCTGCCGACCTTCGCCCGCAAGCCGCTGTTCGGCTACCCGGTGATGGTGTACTCGCTCATCCTGATCGCCTTCCTCGGCTTCGGTGTGTGGGCGCACCATATGTTCGCGGTCGGCATGGGACCGGTGGCCGATTCGATCTTCAGCATCACGACGATGCTCATCGCCATTCCCACGGGCGTGAAGATCTTCAACTGGTTAGGCACGATGTGGGGCGGGAACCTCACGTTCCGCACGTCGACGCTGTTCGCGATCGGCTTGGTTGGCCTGTTCACGATCGGCGGCATCTCCGGCGTCATGCACTCGTCGCCGCCGTCTGACCTCATGCAGACCGACAGCTATTTCATCGTCGCCCACTTCCATTACGTGCTGTTCGGCGGCTCGATCATGGGCTTGTTCGCCGGCATCTACTATTACTTCCCGAAGATGACCGGGCGCATGATGAACGAAACGCTCGGCAAATGGCACTTCTGGCTGACGTTCATCGGAATGAACCTCGCGTTCTTTCCCATGCACTTCGCCGGATTGAACGGCATGCCGCGCCGCATCTGGTCGTACGACGCCAATCAGGGCTGGGACTTCGACAACCATCTGTCGTCGTATGGCGCGTTCATCATCGCCTTCGCCACGCTGCTCTTCCTCATCAACTTTATTCGCAGCCGCGGTCACGGCGCGCTCGCCGGCAACAATCCGTGGGACGCGCCGACGATCGAGTGGTCGATTCCCTCGCCGCCACCCGACTACAATTACGCGACGATTCCAACGGTGACGTCGCGGTATCCGATGTGGCCGCAGCAGGGACCGTCGCCGCTGTCGCCGCCCGTTCCGACGGCCGGCGCCGACCAGCCGCTGCCCACGTACCCGTCGGCCGAGCAGTTAGGCATTCCGATGCCGACGCCGACGATCAAGCCGCTCCTGGCGACACTGGGATTGACGCTCGCGTTCGTCGGACTCATCTGGCACCGCCAGATCCCGATCATTCTGTTAGGCGGCGCCATCTTCATCGTCATGCTGTACGCATGGGTCCTCACGCCGCTCGAACCCGAACACTGATGCGCGTCGCACGCGCCTGACCGCTATCGTACCGGAGAAACACCTTGGCTACCGCCGTCGCCGAACATCACGCCGAGCACCATTACACCAGCACCGGTCTTCCGCACACGAAGATCGCGATCTGGGCGTTCATTGGCTCGGAGTGCTTCTTCTTCGCGTCACTCATCTCGACGTACCTGATCTACAAGGGGCGGTCCGTCACGGGACCGTTCCCGCATACGGATTGGACCGATCCGGCCACGCACATCC
Proteins encoded:
- the ctaD gene encoding cytochrome c oxidase subunit I; translated protein: MATTVAAPSVTGKAHKYESGIWSWLATTDHKKIGQLYLYTAIGWFVIGGIEALFIRSQLYGPNGRLVSADTYNQLFTMHGTTMIFMAIMPMSAAFFNLLIPLQIGARDVAFPRLNAFSYWVFLAGSLFMNVSWLIHAAPDGGWFAYAPLNTRQFNPGINMDFWVIGLQILGLSSLAAGFNFITTIINMRAPGMHFMRMPVFTWAAFVTQFLIILAFPIITVAVTFLLFDRFFGTKFYEITAGADPLLWQHLFWLFGHPEVYILILPAFGLVSEVLPTFARKPLFGYPVMVYSLILIAFLGFGVWAHHMFAVGMGPVADSIFSITTMLIAIPTGVKIFNWLGTMWGGNLTFRTSTLFAIGLVGLFTIGGISGVMHSSPPSDLMQTDSYFIVAHFHYVLFGGSIMGLFAGIYYYFPKMTGRMMNETLGKWHFWLTFIGMNLAFFPMHFAGLNGMPRRIWSYDANQGWDFDNHLSSYGAFIIAFATLLFLINFIRSRGHGALAGNNPWDAPTIEWSIPSPPPDYNYATIPTVTSRYPMWPQQGPSPLSPPVPTAGADQPLPTYPSAEQLGIPMPTPTIKPLLATLGLTLAFVGLIWHRQIPIILLGGAIFIVMLYAWVLTPLEPEH